One segment of Macrobrachium rosenbergii isolate ZJJX-2024 chromosome 25, ASM4041242v1, whole genome shotgun sequence DNA contains the following:
- the LOC136852333 gene encoding uncharacterized protein: protein MDHSKSSSSPAFTKENINCFRLLLIIDTVYRPFMKWVFFTDATDREKDQTLKDYLEKKCNMAPKEYVKKFNRTMRAIIESDNSCQTFDISLWFHAIKFGCKKVASPDSNEWEQSGTFEHNLLQMKKDRNALEHCKYSVSKDNFSVKVAEIKDRFTKTTKLAEVKYKKCELKEKELEYLEKIDLIAQYPLTSEEFESYKQNMLLQRNQEDIMKDGRAELIDLHKGLSAVGALTSLLKPKEQMGVATLFIEPDIVAVECEDFKPVVFSQMLEYAKSQKGDAHNIPQILLITGSAGCGKSTLMKMFLSEWDSTGNSVKGLDHYKVLLFVDCRNVGVTQLCKLACSQMPKTSMKMSEKEMLYCILNLPVLIIFDGLDEMNNNADNLFQEVLNIQTNDNVTIIATIRTERYEEFSCRIPDDLQRIIFRLKGVAAGSRESLVTKLHKKLEDQGMDGGDTEGLLLYLRTRKSSLKALWNLPFNLVLVTYLWAENSEFVRTITTPVELYSKINEQIKNRICERLAHSDGSSLTVDERINAFFSGLCWEALKGIRKNSTTLSKRALERLNNLSKSTSLHLDEMLGSFLQLDPLGEFSFFHKAQQEFFASWYIFATVSNKVVSSKVENVKMMVMDSLADKGILTSVRKAVEDNISKDLKDYHKAGVADILEHVSKDNMVRHLTKYQNTLVNVMALFNLHKSSVSKSLYEEVLDLLERSGVKDKESWVTVLNNVKCEEEVLRLICTRPEMQDGIANITIANLVGYNSLIRYISVNQININISVNPTEIVPPFDQLIDRLVESEAPVRALVLKTLFHHPRTQLVNASLEAKITQLVNKSPLTKYIGPIYRDMTLPKTVVNIQASVSQSGSFSRLKKFAEANRPLETLHVCVDLDINPEELSSLPRVKSWLRLYLPDVTESSTKMAFCVIKALAPQKDGVKEVFFPRCSRDPIVLKELMQEARKRAHDNFEYYFPKECEHFFMEFDWPDAFCGDKGIGEWK, encoded by the exons ATGGATCATTCAAAGTCATCATCGTCGCCAgcgtttacaaaagaaaatatcaactgCTTCAGACTCCTGCTGATCATTGATACGGTATATCGCCCCTTCATGAAGTGGGTGTTTTTCACCGATGccacagacagagaaaaagaccAGACTCTGAAAGACTACTTGGAAAAGAAATGCAACATGGCGCCCAAAGAGTACGTGAAGAAATTCAACAGGACGATGAGAGCCATAATTGAAAGTGATAATTCCTGCCAAACCTTCGACATCTCTCTCTGGTTCCACGCCATCAAGTTTGGGTGCAAGAAGGTGGCTAGTCCTGACAGCAATGAATGGGAACAGAGTGGAACGTTTGAACACAACCTTTTACAGATGAAGAAGGACAGAAATGCCTTGGAACACTGCAAGTACAGCGTGAGCAAAGATAATTTCAGCGTCAAAGTAGCTGAGATTAAAGATCGGTTCACGAAGACAACGAAACTTGCCGAAGTCAAGTATAAGAAGTGCGAACTAAAGGAAAAGGAACTGGAATATCTGGAAAAAATCGATTTAATTGCTCAGTACCCACTGACATCAGAGGAATTTGAATCCTACAAGCAAAATATGCTGTTACAAAGAAACCAGGAGGACATCATGAAAGATGGAAGGGCTGAATTAATAGATCTCCATAAAGGCCTGTCTGCAGTAGGAGCACTGACTAGCCTTCTGAAGCCAAAGGAGCAGATGGGCGTGGCCACTCTGTTCATCGAACCTGATATAGTAGCTGTAGAATGTGAAGACTTTAAACCCGTTGTGTTTTCACAGATGCTGGAATACGCCAAAAGTCAGAAAGGTGATGCTCACAACATACCTCAAATTCTACTCATTACAGGTTCCGCTGGTTGTGGGAAATCAACTCTCATGAAAATGTTCCTGTCAGAATGGGATTCAACCGGTAATTCAGTCAAAGGGCTTGATCACTACAAGGTTCTTTTATTTGTTGACTGTAGAAATGTAGGGGTTACTCAACTTTGTAAGCTCGCTTGCTCGCAGATGCCCAAAACATCGATGAAAATGAGTGAGAAAGAGATGCTTTACTGCATTCTTAACCTTCCAGTGCTCATCATATTTGACGGACTGGATGAAATGAACAATAACGCAGATAATCTCTTCCAGGAAGTGCTTAATATTCAGACTAACGATAACGTCACAATAATCGCCACAATAAGAACAGAAAGGTATGAAGAATTTTCATGCAGGATACCTGACGACTTACAGAGAATCATCTTCCGGCTGAAAGGAGTTGCGGCAGGTTCAAGAGAATCTCTCGTGACGAAACTCCACAAAAAGCTGGAAGATCAAGGGATGGATGGAGGAGACACAGAAGGTTTGCTCCTCTACTTGAGGACAAGAAAATCCAGTCTTAAGGCGCTCTGGAACCTTCCTTTTAACCTAGTGTTAGTGACGTATTTATGGGCTGAAAACAGCGAATTTGTACGAACCATCACTACACCCGTTGAGCTCTACAGCAAAATCAATGAGCAGATTAAGAATAGAATTTGTGAACGCTTAGCCCATAGCGATGGATCTAGCCTTACGGTGGATGAACGCATCAATGCTTTCTTCAGTGGGTTGTGCTGGGAAGCACtgaaaggaattagaaaaaattcTACGACTCTGAGTAAACGGGCACTTGAACGCCTAAACAACCTCTCCAAATCTACGTCTCTGCATTTAGACGAAATGCTTGGATCATTCCTTCAATTAGATCCTCTGGGGGAATTCAGCTTCTTCCACAAAGCACAACAGGAATTCTTTGCAAGCTGGTACATCTTTGCAACAGTGTCTAACAAAGTTGTCTCAAGTAAAGTTGAAAATGTAAAGATGATGGTTATGGACAGCCTCGCAGATAAAGGAATCTTAACCAGTGTGCGTAAGGCTGTTGAGGACAACATTTCTAAGGACCTCAAAGACTATCACAAAGCTGGCGTTGCAGATATCCTGGAGCACGTCAGTAAGGATAACATGGTGCGGCACTTAACCAAGTATCAAAACACACTAGTTAATGTAATGGCACTTTTCAACTTACACAAGAGCTCAGTCAGTAAATCCTTGTATGAGGAAGTTTTAGATCTTCTAGAGAGATCTGGAGTGAAGGACAAGGAATCGTGGGTCACGGTCCTTAATAACGTCAAGTGTGAAGAGGAAGTCCTCAGACTGATTTGCACTAGACCAGAAATGCAAGATGGCATAGCTAACATAACCATAGCCAATCTTGTAGGTTATAATTCCTTAATAAGATATATCTCAGTTAaccaaataaacataaacatttcagTTAACCCAACAGAAATTGTGCCACCATTTGATCAACTGATTGACAGACTTGTGGAAAGTGAGGCACCAGTTCGCGCTCTGGTTCTGAAAACCCTTTTTCACCATCCTAGAACCCAGTTGGTGAATGCTTCCCTAGAGGCTAAGATCACTCAGCTTGTAAATAA GAGTCCTCTGACTAAGTACATCGGACCTATATATCGTGATATGACTCTTCCCAAGACAGTGGTGAATATTCAGGCTAGTGTCTCACAGTCGGGGTCATTTTCACGACTCAAGAAATTTGCCGAGGCGAATCGACCTCTGGAAACCTTAC ATGTATGCGTTGACCTTGACATAAATCCTGAGGAGCTGAGCAGCCTCCCTAGAGTCAAAAGTTGGTTACGACTGTACCTCCCAGATGTGACAGAATCTTCGACTAAAATGGCTTTCTGTGTCATCAAGGCATTGGCTCCCCAGAAAGATGG GGTGAAGGAAGTGTTCTTTCCAAGGTGCTCCAGAGACCCCATAGTTCTGAAAGAACTGATGCAGGAAGCCAGGAAGAGAGCCCATGACAACTTCGAATACTACTTCCCCAAAGAGTGCGAACATTTCTTCATGGAGTTCGATTGGCCTGATGCTTTCTG tgGGGACAAAGGCATCGGCGAATGGAAGTAG
- the LOC136852332 gene encoding uncharacterized protein, producing the protein MVGGKEEMANERVDDCQLCCEIYMKTRRPRILPCGHSYCTECLEKLLQNEGCSCPVCNSSIKASSASDFSINYALESAISDLSDLERLEIFQSLPKDRYRRFVELIGHHKTCSRKLLDYARELSDDLLFFFDFLSVNIEKHDEMAEKLEKRCELHNEIIKDIKKERTKVAEANEKVTDSIEKLEATLPQLDKVVDSTESADAVSKAIIIFGELTDLVDKCKGDYPDPTIANAQMLLDASGHLQAEEEGYDEDLYSTTLFPSCCTVSEKICISKSEGYFKAGDLRMEPEEWRKKMKTGKVVAEIWSMETVIHANISVANDQVYLHCLRDGKPPQLSFLIEHSQIMSCLKTPKVVFLDIAWNGIPKGRVHIKLTEGSALAEHFLSLCVGNLGPTYLNKNFDNVVYASTQTERIGSQPYGGSFLDKKVTLEDAEFYGDINSHNACEGIVWMERDYSFYVLTGSGRDCIYNRVFGQVTQGLEVLAESVKRLVFGEGTVTIADTGVVLDL; encoded by the exons ATGGTCGGCGGGAAGGAG gaaatggcGAACGAGAGGGTTGACGATTGTCAGCTGTGCTGTGAAATTTACATGAAAACGAGGAGACCTCGCATTTTGCCGTGCGGCCACAGTTACTGCACAGAATGCCTGGAAAAACTCTTGCAAAACGAAGGCTGCTCGTGTCCGGTTTGCAACTCAAGCATCAAGGCATCAAGCGCATCGGACTTCTCGATCAATTATGCCTTGGAAAGTGCTATCTCAGACCTGTCTGATTTAGAACGCTTAGAAATATTTCAGTCACTGCCCAAGGACAGATATCGCAGATTCGTAGAGTTGATTGGTCACCACAAAACGTGCTCTCGAAAACTGCTGGATTATGCTAGAGAACTGAGCGATGATCTACTATTCTTTTTTGATTTTTTGTCCGTGAACATCGAAAAACACGACGAAATGGCTGAAAAGCTAGAAAAAAGGTGCGAGTTGCACAACGAGATTATAAAGGACATAAAGAAGGAGAGAACTAAAGTGGCGGAAGCGAATGAGAAAGTTACAGACAGTATTGAGAAACTGGAGGCCACTTTGCCTCAACTGGACAAAGTTGTTGACAGCACCGAGTCCGCCGATGCCGTGTCCAAAGCTATCATCATTTTTGGGGAACTCACCGACCTTGTAGACAAGTGCAAAGGCGACTATCCTGATCCCACGATTGCTAATGCGCAAATG CTGTTGGACGCCTCTGGACATCTGCAGGCAGAGGAGGAAGGCTACGACGAAGACCTGTACTCGACTACACTTTTCCCAAGCTGCTGCACAGTTTCAGAGAAGATCTGTATAAGCAAATCTGAGGGATATTTCAAG GCAGGAGATCTGAGAATGGAGCCAGAGGagtggaggaagaagatgaagacagGGAAAGTTGTCGCAGAAATCTGGAGCATGGAAACAGTGATACACGCTAATATTTCGGTGGCAAATGACCAAGTGTACCTGCATTGCTTGCGAGACGGGAAACCCCCACAGCTAAGCTTTTTGATAGAG CACAGTCAAATCATGTCCTGCCTGAAGACCCCTAAAGTTGTCTTCTTGGACATCGCCTGGAACGGCATCCCAAAGGGGCGTGTTCACATCAAGTTAACTGAAGGAAGTGCCCTTGCAGAACACTTCTTGTCCCTGTGTGTTGGGAATCTGGGACCGACCTACTTGAACAAGAACTTCGATAATGTCGTTTACGCCTCTACGCAGACGGAAAGGATAGGCAGCCAGCCCTACGGAGGCAGTTTCCTCGACAAGAAGGTCACCCTCGAGGATGCGGAGTTCTACGGCGACATAAACAGCCACAACGCCTGTGAGGGAATCGTATGGATGGAGCGCGACTACTCCTTCTACGTGTTGACCGGCTCAGGAAGGGACTGCATTTACAACAGAGTCTTCGGTCAGGTGACTCAAGGTCTCGAGGTCCTGGCTGAGTCTGTTAAAAGACTTGTTTTTGGCGAAGGCACGGTGACGATTGCTGACACTGGAGTGGTCCTCGACCTCTGA